The Pseudomonadota bacterium DNA window TTCCACTGCTGGTCCTCGCAGGTAAGGAATACGGAACGGGCTCCTCCCGCGACTGGGCCGCCAAGGGGACCAAGCTGCTGGGAGTGCGGGCTGTGATCGCGGAGAGTTATGAGCGCATACACCGTTCCAACCTGATCGGCATGGGCGTGCTTCCGCTCGAGTTTGATTCGGGACAATCGCGGATGTCGCTGGGGCTCAGCGGTGAGGAACTGTATTCGATCGAGGGTATCGCAAGCGGACTGCGTCCTGGCTGTGTGCTGACCGTGAAGGCGGACGGCAGACAGTTCCAGGTAACCGCCAGGCTCGATACACCGCGCGAGGTAGAGTACTACCTGCATGGGGGTATCTTGGAGTATGTGCTGCGGCAGCTAGCGCCGTGACGTTCCTGTCCAGAATGGCGCCATAGCCGCTTACGTCCTCGGCCCGGCCCTGCGGAATAGGGCTGCTATTCCTCGGTCCGGGCCTGCGGGCGCGCTGGCTCTGGCATCGGTTTCGACTGGGACGACGCCTCGCACGCAACTGGCGGTCACGGTGGCCGAGAACCTCGTGAGTCGGTCGAGCCTGGGCCGACGGGAGGACGGCATGCGATGCACGAATCCGATGGCTAGGTTGAAGCTCGGTTTGTGCCTTATGGGTACTGCGGCCATATGCGGGTGTTCCCTGGATCCGCCGCTTGCGGCTCGGGGTCTGCGCCCGTGGCCGGACGCGTCGTCGTGCGCTGAGCGTGGATCGGCGGGGTCGGGGCCACGGTCGTCGGAGTCGGGCGGCGGAGGCAGTGCCGGCGACGCGGCGGTGCCTTTCGTGGATGCTTGGCAGGCCGCTGGTGCTCCGGCCCCCTCAGCGCACGGACAGCTTATCATCAGCGAGTTGATGAGCGATCCCAAGCAGCTTAGCGACGCGCGCGGCGAGTGGTTCGAGCTCTACGTTGCTTCGGCTGGCGAGGGCTTCAATCTGCGAGGGTGCGAGCTGGGCTCTCGTTCGCACGTAATCGATGCGGACATGATGGTGGAAAGCGGCGACTATATCACCATGGCTCGAAGCGCTGCGCCCGGTTTCGTGCCGGACTATGTGTATTCAGGTTTGACGTTGTCGAATTCGCAGGGCACGCTGTCGTTAGTGTGTCGTGGCACGTTGATCGACGAAGTGAGCTACGACAGAGCGCGCGGCTTTCAGCTTGGCGCCGGGGCAAGTCTGTCGTTGGATCCCGTCTACTTGGACGCGCACGACAACGATCGTGCAGGCAGTTGGTGCCAGGGCATGTCGGAGTTCAACGGCGATCGGGGCACACCAGGCCGGGAGAACTCCCCGTGCCCGCCGAAGCAGGCTGGCTAGGCTAAGGCTAGGCCAACCTCAATCGCCGTTTCAATCTCGCTGCAAGGATCTCGTGGGGGCAGGCCCGACTGGCAGATCTTGCGCTTCGGTGGACAGCACGAGCTGTGCAACCCATCATAGAAGATCTGGTGTGGAGGGCGCTTGCTCGTACGCTGGCCAATCCCGGGCCGGAGAATGGATGGGAGATGCAGGTGCAAGAAGCGGCGGACAATCCAGCTGGGACGGACGGTTTCGAGTTTGTCGAGTACACATCGCCCGAGCCTCTCGAGCTGGGGAGGCTGTTCGAGACGATGGGCTTCCGGGCCGTGGCGCGCCATCGCTCAAAGCAGGTGACGTTATATCGGCAAGGCGAGATCAACTTTCTGATCAACGCGGAGCCGGACAGCTTCTCACAGGCATTCGCGAAGGTGCACGGCCCGTCGATCTGCGCTCTGGCCTTCAGGGTGCGCGACGCCTCGCAGGCGTTCGAGCGGGTAGTCGGCTGTGGCGCGGAACCGTACAAGGGTCCCGTGGGTCCGATGGAGCTCAGCATTCCAGCTATCCGCGGAATTGGGGGAAGCCTCATCTATTTAGTGGATCGGTATGGCGAGCGTTCGATCTACGATGTCGATTTCGTTCGCTTGAAGGACGAGTCCATGCAAGTTGACGGCTCCGGCATGGTCGACATCGATCATCTTACGCACAACGTTCATAGAGGCCGCATGGATCAATGGGCAAGGTTTTATGAGAAACTCTTTGGTTTTCGAGAGATTCGGTTCTTTGATATCAAGGGTAAACACACAGGACTTATCAGCCGTGCTATGACGAGTCCTTGCGGGAAGATCCGTATACCAATCAACGAAGCTACCGATGATAGATCCCAGATCGAAGAGTACCTGGCTGCGTACAAGGGTGAGGGCGTACAGCACGTTGCGCTCTCGTGCGCCGACATATTTGCCAGCATCGAGGTCCTGCGGGAACAGGGAGCGAAGTTCCTTGAAACACCGGATACCTACTACGAGCTGCTGGACAAGCGCCTGCCGGGTCACGGTGTAGACACAGAGCGGCTGAGGACACATCGGGTGCTGGTCGACGGGACGACGGGGGAGGGCCAGTCACGCCTCCTGCTACAGATCTTTACGGAGACGGTCATCGGGCCTATCTTCTTTGAACTGATCGAGCGACGCGGCGACGAAGGCTTCGGCGAGGGGAACTTTCAGGCGCTTTTTGACTCGATTGAACTGGACCAGATTCGGCGCGGAGTGCTCAAGCCATGAGCAATCGACGAGGATTGACCTTTCCGCGTGTCGCCGGCAGAGCGCCCCGTCAGGCCCATTGTGATCTGCCGGACGAGACCTACGAGCGCGAGTTTGGGCGCGAGGGCTTTTTCGGACCGGCCTCGCATCTGTTGCACGCACATCCGCCCACCGGATGGATCGAGTGGGAAGGGCCGCTCAGACCTCGCGCCTTTGATCTGGGCAAGCTGGAGAAGCTCGAGCCTTCACCATGGGACGCCGATGCCGTGCTCGTCAACGCGCACTGCAGGATGCGCTTGTGGCGGGTGGGCTCCGACATGGACCACCTGGTTCGCAACGCCGACGGCGACGAGCTGCTTTTCGTGCATGCAGGAGCCGGGGACCTTTTTTGCGATTTCGGCCACCTGGCATGGAAGGAAGGCGACTACCTCGTGTTGCCGAGGGGTCTTCAGTGGCGGGTCGAGGTCACGCAGCCCGCCACTCTGTTGTTGATCGAGGCTACGAACGACGGCTACTCGTTGCCGGAGCGAGGCTTGGTGGGTCAGCACGCGTTCTTCGACCCCGCCATGTTGGCGGTTCCCGAGCTCAACGAGACGTTTGGAACACAGCGGGCGCGTGAGCGTTGGCAGGTGGTGATCAAGCGGGACGAGACGCTGAGCCGTGTGACCTTTCCGTTCAATCCGCTCGATACGGTGGGATGGCAGGGTGACCTACTGCCCGCCAGAATAAACTGGCGTGACCTGCGCCCCTTGATCAGTGACCGCTACCACTTGCCCCCCTCGGCTCATACCACGTTTCTGTGCAAGCGCTTTGTGGTCTGCACCTTCTGCCCACGGCCGATCGAGAGTGATCCAGGTGCTCTCAAGGTTCCCTTCTTTCACAACAATAACGACTACGACGAGGTCATCTTCTATCATCGTGGCAGTTTCTTTAGCCGCGACGACGTGCGTCCCGGCATGCTGACCCTTCATCCGGCCGGCTTTGCCCATGGGCCGCATCCCCGGGCCTTCCGTGCAGGCCAGAAGGCTGCTAGAGAAGCAACCGACGAAGTGGCTGTCATGGTGGATACCCGCGACGCGCTGGCGGTGACCGCCAAGGCAACGAGCGTCGAATGGACCGGCTACGTGGAGTCTTGGAAGCGGAAAGATAGCGGATGAAGCTGGCTTCGCTGAGTCGTGGTCGCGATGGGGTGTTGGCGGTGGTTGACCGCGAGCTCACACGCTGCACGGCGGTACCCGGTATCGCGTCGACTCTGCAGCACGCGCTCGATACCTGGATCGTTTCGAAGCCGCAGCTGCAGGAGGTGTACGAGCGCCTCAACGCGAACGAGGTTAGCGGGGCGCGCAAGTTCGTGCCGGAGCAGGTGCGGGCGCCGCTTCCGAGGGCGTTTCACTGGGTGGACGGCAGCGCATACGTCAACCACGTCGAGCTGGTGCGCAAAGCGCGCGGAGCCGAGATGCCGCCCAGCTACTGGTCCGATCCGTTGCTGTACCAAGGTGGCTCGGACGATTTCACGGGGCCGCACGCCCCAATCGAGGTGGCAGACGAAGCATGGGGCATCGATTTCGAAGCGGAAGTAGCCGTGGTTACGGACGACGTGCCCATGGGCACCTCGGAGCAGGCGGCATCCGACCACATCGTGCTCCTAGCGCTGCTCAACGACGTCACACTGCGACACCTCGTGCCGGGCGAGCTGGCGAAGGGTTTCGGGTTTTACCAGAGCAAACCCGCCACGGCCTTCGCCCCGGTCGTGGTGACCCCCGATGAGCTTGGTGACGCGTGGCGTGATTGCAGGATCCACCTGCCGCTAGTGACGGTGTTCAACGGGGAGCTCTTTGGGCAGCCCAACGCGGGCGTCGACATGACCTTCAACTTCGCGCAGCTTCTGGCACACGCGGCTCGGACGCGCCGGCTTGGTGCTGGCACGGTTGTCGGCTCGGGTACCGTGTCGAACGTCGACCGGAGCGTGGGCTCGTCGTGTTTGGCCGAACGCAGAACGCTGGAGACGCTGGAGCACGGGGAGCCGAGGACTCCCTTCATGCGCTTCGGCGATCGCGTCCGGATCGAAATGAAAGACGCCAGGGGAAAGTCCGTGTTTGGAGCTATTGAGCAGACGGTCGAGCAGTATGCCGGGCCCTAGGGTCTAGGGAGAATGGGGCGTTTCGGAAGATACCGGACTCGCGTCGGCTGCTCGAGTCCGGGGATCCGCTGATGAAGCTCGCTGAAAAGACACGTCGGATCATGCAGGTGCTGGACGAGCTGTACCCGC harbors:
- the hppD gene encoding 4-hydroxyphenylpyruvate dioxygenase, whose translation is MQVQEAADNPAGTDGFEFVEYTSPEPLELGRLFETMGFRAVARHRSKQVTLYRQGEINFLINAEPDSFSQAFAKVHGPSICALAFRVRDASQAFERVVGCGAEPYKGPVGPMELSIPAIRGIGGSLIYLVDRYGERSIYDVDFVRLKDESMQVDGSGMVDIDHLTHNVHRGRMDQWARFYEKLFGFREIRFFDIKGKHTGLISRAMTSPCGKIRIPINEATDDRSQIEEYLAAYKGEGVQHVALSCADIFASIEVLREQGAKFLETPDTYYELLDKRLPGHGVDTERLRTHRVLVDGTTGEGQSRLLLQIFTETVIGPIFFELIERRGDEGFGEGNFQALFDSIELDQIRRGVLKP
- a CDS encoding homogentisate 1,2-dioxygenase, with translation MSNRRGLTFPRVAGRAPRQAHCDLPDETYEREFGREGFFGPASHLLHAHPPTGWIEWEGPLRPRAFDLGKLEKLEPSPWDADAVLVNAHCRMRLWRVGSDMDHLVRNADGDELLFVHAGAGDLFCDFGHLAWKEGDYLVLPRGLQWRVEVTQPATLLLIEATNDGYSLPERGLVGQHAFFDPAMLAVPELNETFGTQRARERWQVVIKRDETLSRVTFPFNPLDTVGWQGDLLPARINWRDLRPLISDRYHLPPSAHTTFLCKRFVVCTFCPRPIESDPGALKVPFFHNNNDYDEVIFYHRGSFFSRDDVRPGMLTLHPAGFAHGPHPRAFRAGQKAAREATDEVAVMVDTRDALAVTAKATSVEWTGYVESWKRKDSG
- a CDS encoding fumarylacetoacetate hydrolase family protein, which gives rise to MKLASLSRGRDGVLAVVDRELTRCTAVPGIASTLQHALDTWIVSKPQLQEVYERLNANEVSGARKFVPEQVRAPLPRAFHWVDGSAYVNHVELVRKARGAEMPPSYWSDPLLYQGGSDDFTGPHAPIEVADEAWGIDFEAEVAVVTDDVPMGTSEQAASDHIVLLALLNDVTLRHLVPGELAKGFGFYQSKPATAFAPVVVTPDELGDAWRDCRIHLPLVTVFNGELFGQPNAGVDMTFNFAQLLAHAARTRRLGAGTVVGSGTVSNVDRSVGSSCLAERRTLETLEHGEPRTPFMRFGDRVRIEMKDARGKSVFGAIEQTVEQYAGP